The Cinclus cinclus chromosome 18, bCinCin1.1, whole genome shotgun sequence genome has a segment encoding these proteins:
- the MTG2 gene encoding mitochondrial ribosome-associated GTPase 2 encodes MAVLCGAGLGSSALPAAAGAALRRCGAGASGRSPWKPGLLLLNPPAFSTTCARCAKDRRLRQKRAISERQLTRYFVDQRKVRVVGGQGGGGGHSFHSEPRKVFGGPDGGNGGDGGHVIFKADQQMKSLSSVFPFYQGFHGERGGSKNRYGANGAHMYVKVPVGTLVKEDGRVVADLTQHGEEYIAAYGGAGGKGNLFFLSNENRAPTLFTPGEPGQERILHLELKTTAHAGLVGFPNAGKSSLLRAISRAKPAVAAYPFTTLNPHVGIVHYQDYEQVAVADIPGLIKGAHQNRGLGTAFLKHIERCRFLLYVVDLSVPQPWIQLQHLKYELEAYEKGLSERPCVVIGNKVDLAQSRINLPLLREQVAERVIALSALTGDNLEELLLHLRELYDTYVKTEQSQGQSPVKW; translated from the exons ATGGCGGTACTGTGCGGGGCCGGCCTGGGCAGCTCGGCGCTCCCGGCCGCTGCCGGGGCCGCGCTGAGGcgctgcggggccggggcgAGCGGCCGCAGTCCCTGGAAGCCGGGCCTGCTCCTGCTCAACCCACCGGCTTTCTCCACGACGTGCGCCCGGTGCGCCAAGGACAGGCGGCTGAGGCAGAAAAGAGCCATTTCCGAGCGGCAGCTG ACGCGTTATTTTGTGGATCAGCGGAAAGTGCGCGTAGTTGGAgggcaaggaggaggagggggccATTCCTTCCACAGCGAGCCCAGAAAAGTGTTTGGAGGTCCTGATGGTGGAAATGGAGGTGATGGAGGTCATGTCATTTTTAAAG CTGACCAGCAAATGAAATCACTTTCTTCAGTGTTCCCCTTCTATCAGGGTTTTCAcggagagagaggaggaagcaAAAACCGTTACGGAGCTAATGGTGCACACATGTATGTTAAA GTCCCTGTTGGTACCTTGGTGAAGGAGGATGGCAGAGTTGTGGCTGACCTCACTCAGCATGGAGAAGAGTACATTGCAGCTtatggaggagctggaggcaaAGGGaatctcttctttctctccaatGAGAACCGTGCTCCGACATTATTTACTCCAGGAGAGCCAGGTCAGGAGAGGATCCTTCATCTGGAGCTCAAGACAACAGCTCATGCAGGATTG GTGGGCTTTCCCAATGCTGGCAAATCCTCACTTTTGAGAGCCATCTCCCGGGCAAagccagctgtggctgcctaCCCATTCACAACCCTAAACCCCCACGTTGGCATTGTCCACTATCAAGACTATGAGCAAGTGGCAG TTGCTGACATTCCTGGCCTAATCAAAGGTGCTCATCAGAACcgtgggctggggacagccttCCTAAAGCACATTGAGCGCTGCCGCTTCCTCCTGTATGTGGTGGatctctcagtgcctcagccATGGATTCAGCTGCAGCACTTGAAATATGAACTGGAGGCATACGAAAAAGGCTTGTCTGAGAGGCCTTGTGTTGTGATTGGGAATAAGGTTGACCTTGCTCAGTCCAGGATCAATCTGCCGCTCCTTAGGGAGCAGGTAGCTGAGAGGGTCATTGCGCTGTCTGCACTGACAGGAGACAacttggaggagctgctgctgcatctgaGAGAACTGTATGACACTTATGTGAAGACAGAACAGTCACAAGGACAAAGCCCAGTCAAGTGGTAG